In the Alphaproteobacteria bacterium genome, GCCAATGCGCGCGACAAATATCCCGTTCTCAAGGCGTGGTCCGAGCGGCTTATGGGTTTCAGCGGCCGCCGTACGCTGCCGCAGTGGCGGGCGGATGTGTTCGACGACACGCTCGCCTCGCTGCCCCACCTGCCGGGGCATGTGGGCGAGGGCGCAAACGACAACGAGCCGCGCGAGGTCGTGCTGCTTGCCGATACGTTCAACCGCTACTTCGAGCGCGAGAACCTCGATGCCGCCGTCACGGTGCTGCACGCGGCCGGCTACAAGGTGCATGTCGCCAAACCGGCGGACGACTCAAAACGACCGCTCTGCTGCGGCCGCACGTTCCTGTCGGTTGGCCGCGTCGATGAAGCGCGGCGCGAGGCCGAGCGCGTCATTGCTGCGGTCGCGCCCTATGTGAAGCGCGGCGTGCCGGTGGTGGGTTTGGAACCCAGCTGCATCCTCGGCTTCCGCGACGAAGTTCCCGCGATGATCAAGTCGGAGGGCGCGGCGCAGCTCTCGATGCATGCGCTGATGTTCGAGGAGTTTCTGGTGCGCGAGGCGGCGGCAGGAAGGCTCAACTTGCCGCTGAAGCCGTTGGGCAAGCGCGCGCTCCTGCACGGCCACTGTCATCAGAAGTCGTTCGGCATGATGGGCGCGGTCGAGCGCATCCTGCGGCTGATCCCGGACCTCAAGGTCGAGACGATTGAATCAAGCTGCTGCGGAATGGCCGGTGCGTTCGGCTACGGCGCCGACACGATCGACGTATCGCTGGCGATGGGCGAGCTGTCGCTGCTGCCCGCCGTGCGCAAGGCCGGCGCGGACACGCTCATCGTGGCCGACGGCACCTCCTGCCGCCATCAGATCCACGACGGCGCGGAGCGCGAGGCGCTGCACGTGGCCCGCGTGCTGGCGATGAGCCTCGCCTAAAGCCCGTTCCGGTAGACCACCTTCCCGCCCACCACCGTCATCAGTGCCTTGGTGTCGCGGATCGAGTCGGGCGGTACGGCGAGAATATCCTGCGACAGCACGGCGAGGTCGGCGAGCTTGCCGACCTCGATCGAGCCGCGGTCGCGCTCCACGCCCATCACGCGCGCGTTGTTGATGGTGTAGAGCGTCAGCGCCTCCTTCGCGGTGATCGCGTGTTCCTTGCCGAGCGCGTAGCCTTTGAGCACCTGGCGCGTCGTCATCCACCACATCGAGAGATACGGATCGACCGGCACTACCGGCCCGTCGGTGCCGCCGCCGACCAGAATGCCGGCATCGATGACTTTCCGGATCGGGATCGCGTAGGCGGCGTGCTCGTCGCCCCACCAGCGGCGCTGGTTGTGGCCGAGCAGTACCGGATGATCCTGCATCGTCGCCATGATGCCGATCTCGGCCATGCCCTTGAGCGCTGCGTCGGAGGGATGGAACAGGTGCATGATGGTCCAGCGCAGCGGCCGGATCGGCTTCTCGGCGTTGACGCGCCCGTATGAACGCACGATCACGTCGATGGTCTCGTCGCCGACTGCGTGGGTCTGCGCCTGCAGGCCGGCATCCGCGATCAGCTTGAGGCCCTCGACATATTCATCCTCGCCGCCGGGCGGCAGCAGCAGCACGCCGCGATAATTTGCGTCGGGCTGCTCGCCCGGCACGATGCGATAGGGCCAATTCATGCGCCCGCCCTCGACGCCGCCGTCGAGCAGGAACTTGATGCCGACAAAGCGCAGCATGTCGTCGTTCTTCTGCGCCTTGATTGCCGCGATACCCTTCTCGACCTCGCTTTTCTTCAGCGCGCGGTAGAGCACGTCGGTGCGCACCGTCATGTCGCCGGCTTGGCGCAGCGCGTTGTAGAGCGCCATCTGCTGCTCGTTCACGCCGGGCTCGATTACGCTGACGATGCCGTAGGAATTGAGGTCGTGCATCGCGATCTTGAGCAATTCCGCCATGTTGGCGGGCGGCGGCGGCAGGACCTTGCGCACCAGATAGGTGGCGTTCTCGAGCAGCACGCCGGTCGCCTCGCCCTTCTCGTCGCGGACGATGACGCCGCCGTCCGGGTTCGGCGTGTCCCTGGTGATGCCGGCAAGCTCCAGCGCCTTCGAGTTCACCGTGATGACGTGCCCGCCGCGCGGGATGAACACCGGGTTGTTGGGCGACACCGCGTCGAGCTCGCCGCGCGTCGGCATGCGGCCTTCTTCCAGGATGCTCTCGTGCCAGCCCATCGAGGCCGTCACCCATTTGCCGGCTTCGGTGCGCGCGACGCGCTTGGCCACTGCTTTCTGCACGTCAGCGACGGACTTCGCGTCGAGCAGCTGCACCTGCGGGCCGTTCAGGGCGTGGAACAGCTGATGCAGGTGCGAGTCGATCAGGCCCGGCACCACGGTCCTGCTGGCAAGCTCGACGACCCGCGTGCTCGGGCCGACATAACGGGCGACGACCGCATCGTCGCCGATCGCGACGAACCGCCCGTCGCGCACCGCGACTGCCTGCGCCACGTGCCAGTCGTTGTCCACCGTGATGACATTCCCGCCGCGCAGGATGAGGTCGGCGGGCTGGGCGAAGGCGGGGGTGGCGATCAACAGTGCGAGAAGCACGAGACGCAAACGCATGAGACTCTCCAAGTGCCGTGGGGTGGGCAAAGGAGCGCAGCGACGTGCCCACCGCCTAACAAGATGGTGGGCACGCGCGCCTTGATCGCAAGCCGCGCTTTGCCCACCCTACA is a window encoding:
- a CDS encoding amidohydrolase — translated: MRLRLVLLALLIATPAFAQPADLILRGGNVITVDNDWHVAQAVAVRDGRFVAIGDDAVVARYVGPSTRVVELASRTVVPGLIDSHLHQLFHALNGPQVQLLDAKSVADVQKAVAKRVARTEAGKWVTASMGWHESILEEGRMPTRGELDAVSPNNPVFIPRGGHVITVNSKALELAGITRDTPNPDGGVIVRDEKGEATGVLLENATYLVRKVLPPPPANMAELLKIAMHDLNSYGIVSVIEPGVNEQQMALYNALRQAGDMTVRTDVLYRALKKSEVEKGIAAIKAQKNDDMLRFVGIKFLLDGGVEGGRMNWPYRIVPGEQPDANYRGVLLLPPGGEDEYVEGLKLIADAGLQAQTHAVGDETIDVIVRSYGRVNAEKPIRPLRWTIMHLFHPSDAALKGMAEIGIMATMQDHPVLLGHNQRRWWGDEHAAYAIPIRKVIDAGILVGGGTDGPVVPVDPYLSMWWMTTRQVLKGYALGKEHAITAKEALTLYTINNARVMGVERDRGSIEVGKLADLAVLSQDILAVPPDSIRDTKALMTVVGGKVVYRNGL